The following coding sequences are from one Gossypium hirsutum isolate 1008001.06 chromosome A12, Gossypium_hirsutum_v2.1, whole genome shotgun sequence window:
- the LOC107946443 gene encoding allene oxide cyclase 4, chloroplastic, giving the protein MASTTSLKPIPSINLPSQSHRALASNFSYSKPFPFHGLNLSSVTETSSFTSSRSSNPFTTTAFFFNKFKQEAAPHTPKPTKVQELHVYEMNERDRSSPAVLKLSQKPVNSLGDLVPFTNKLYSGDLQKRVGITAGLCVLIQHVPEKKGDRYEAIYSFYFGDYGHLSVQGPYLTYEDSYLAVTGGSGIFEGAYGQVKLHQIVFPMKLYYTFYLKGIGDLPAELLGKPVPPSPAVEPSAAAKATEPHGSIPNFTN; this is encoded by the exons ATGGCATCCACCACCTCCCTCAAACCGATCCCTTCCATCAACTTGCCTTCCCAATCTCACAGAGCTTTAGCTTCCAATTTCTCTTATTCAAAGCCTTTTCCCTTCCATGGCCTCAACCTCTCATCGGTCACTGAAACCAGTTCCTTCACCTCATCAAGATCCTCCAACCCCTTCACTACCACTGCCTTCTTCTTCAACAAGTTCAAGCAGGAGGCCGCTCCACATACTCCCAAGCCCA CAAAAGTTCAAGAGCTACACGTTTATGAAATGAACGAGAGAGACAGAAGCAGCCCTGCAGTTTTGAAACTAAGCCAAAAACCCGTAAACTCTCTGGGTGATCTGGTTCCTTTCACTAACAAGCTCTACTCTGGAGACTTGCAGAAAAGGGTGGGCATCACGGCTGGACTCTGTGTGCTGATCCAACACGTCCCGGAGAAAAAAGGCGATCGCTATGAAGCCATATACAGCTTCTACTTTGGTGACTACGGCCATTTGTCTGTCCAGGGACCCTATTTAACGTATGAGGATTCCTACTTGGCGGTGACGGGAGGATCTGGGATTTTCGAAGGAGCCTACGGACAGGTGAAGTTACATCAGATAGTGTTTCCCATGAAGCTGTATTATACATTCTACCTGAAAGGGATAGGTGATTTGCCAGCTGAGCTTCTAGGAAAGCCAGTGCCACCATCGCCTGCGGTGGAGCCCAGCGCGGCTGCTAAAGCTACGGAGCCCCATGGTAGTATTCCAAATTTTACCAACTGA
- the LOC107946444 gene encoding methionine aminopeptidase 1B, chloroplastic yields MGFSVSVSHSHGLSSQLSSSSLLAQQLSSSSSKSTLFVGFPFTSYASTLHGKQCRSQPHLVVYSKRVSGLEEALRIRRECELQGTTKFRRRPPLRRGKVSPRLPVPDHIPKPPYLSSNILPEISSEHQIHDAEGITQMRAACELAARVLDYAGTLVRPSVTTDQIDKAVHEMITEAGAYPSPLGYGGFPKSVCTSVNECMCHGIPDSRQLQDGDIINIDVTVYLNGYHGDTSKTFLCGDVSGPLQRLVTVTEECMEKGIAVCKDGASFKKIGKRISEHAEKYGYGVVERFVGHGVGTVFHSQPIILHHRNESPGVMVEGQTFTIEPILTLGGIECNTWPDNWTTVTSDGSPAAQFEHTILITRTGAEILTKC; encoded by the exons ATGGGTTTCTCAGTTTCTGTCTCCCATAGCCATGGCCTCTCTTCACAACTCTCATCTTCATCATTGCTTGCCCAACAATTGTCTTCTTCATCATCAAAGTCAACTCTATTCGTGGGGTTCCCATTCACTTCCTATGCTTCTACTCTCCACG GGAAACAGTGCCGTTCTCAACCACACCTTGTTGTTTATTCCAAGAGGGTATCCGGTTTAGAGGAGGCCTTGAGAATAAGGAG AGAGTGTGAACTTCAGGGTACGACAAAGTTTAGAAGAAGGCCACCTTTAAGACGTGGGAAGGTGTCACCACGTCTTCCCGTGCCTGATCACATACCAAAGCCTCCTTATTTAAGTTCAAATATATTGCCTGAAATTTCTAGCGAGCATCAGATTCATGATGCTGAAGGCATTACTCAAATGAGAGCTGCCTGCGAGCTTGCCGCTCGTGTCTTAGACTATGCAGGGACATTAGTTAGG CCATCAGTGACAACAGATCAAATTGACAAAGCTGTGCACGAGATGATAACAGAAGCGGGTGCTTATCCTTCTCCTCTTGGCTATGGTGGGTTTCCTAAGAGTGTTTGCACTTCGGTTAATGAGTGCATGTGCCACGGAATACCTGATTCTCGCCAGCTACAG GATGGAGACATAATTAACATAGACGTCACAGTGTACCTAAAT GGTTATCATGGAGACACATCAAAGACATTTCTCTGTGGAGATGTTAGTGGCCCACTACAGCGCCTTGTAACA GTAACTGAAGAATGCATGGAGAAAGGCATAGCTGTTTGCAAGGATGGTGCTAGTTtcaaaaaaataggaaaaagaataaG TGAGCATGCAGAAAAATATGGTTATGGAGTGGTGGAGCGTTTTGTTGGGCATGGTGTTGGGACTGTTTTTCACTCTCAGCCAATTATATTGCATCACC GCAATGAAAGTCCTGGCGTCATGGTTGAAGGTCAAACATTTACCATTG AACCAATTCTTACACTGGGAGGCATCGAGTGTAACACATGGCCCGACAACTGGACAACCGTGACTTCTGATGGCAGCCCTGCTGCACAGTTTGAGCATACCATCTTAATCACTAGAACTGGTGCGGAAATTTTGACAAAATGTTGA